The Arachis hypogaea cultivar Tifrunner chromosome 14, arahy.Tifrunner.gnm2.J5K5, whole genome shotgun sequence genome has a segment encoding these proteins:
- the LOC140178257 gene encoding uncharacterized protein — protein MWFALKSKNKVCFIDGSIPEPDRDDPSFNAWDRCNTFIMSWIKLSLSQDIAQSVLWNRKALNLWNDLKRRFYQSDVFRIAELEEEMFSIRQEDMSITAYFTRLKVIWEELENLRPLPSCVYGDDCKCLETVKRYRKDTYVVRFLRDLNEQYENVRSQIMLMKNLPDVESALSLMMQQERQSLNPESYDPKALLSVADKMDSNTSQENSARGRGRYGGRSSRGRGYGAGRGAKKLCSYCSKSGHLVDTCYKKHGLPPHLKDLKRQEAAKVNNITSEKCEAKENSNTISLYEDDGKDSSEKFTPDQKKALLALLQQNGAQPINSANQVSNSIRACD, from the exons ATGTGGTTTGCATTGAAGTCTAAAAATAAGGTTTGCTTCATCGATGGATCCATTCCTGAACCTGATAGAGATGATCCAAGCTTTAATGCGTGGGATCGTTGCAATACCTTTATAATGTCATGGATTAAACTGTCATTGAGCCAAGATATAGCGCAAAGTGTGTTGTGGAATCGAAAAGCACTGAACCTGTGGAATGACTTGAAGCGTCGTTTTTACCAAAGTGATGTGTTTAGAATTGCGGAATTAGAAGAAGAAATGTTCTCGATTAGACAAGAGGATATGAGCATCACAGCGTATTTTACCAGATTGAAGGTTATTTGGGAAGAGCTAGAGAATTTGAGGCCATTACCGAGTTGTGTGTATGGTGATGACTGCAAGTGCCTTGAAACAGTGAAGAGATACAGGAAAGACACTTACGTCGTAAGGTTCCTACGAGACTTGAACGAACAATATGAAAATGTACGATCACAGATCATGCTTATGAAAAACTTGCCTGATGTGGAGAGCGCTTTATCATTGATGATGCAGCAAGAGAGACAGTCATTAAATCCAGAGAGCTATGATCCGAAAGCTCTATTAAGTGTTGCTGATAAAATGGACTCAAATACCTCTCAAGAAAACTCTGCAAGAGGCAGAGGTCGATATGGTGGAAGGAGCAGCAGAGGTCGCGGATATGGAGCTGGCAGAGGTGCAAAAAAACTGTGTTCTTATTGCAGCAAGAGTGGCCACTTGGTAGACACATGCTACAAGAAGCATGGTCTGCCACCGCACTTGAAAGATTTGAAGCGTCAAGAAGCTGCGAAAGTCAACAATATTACTTCTGAGAAATGtgaagcaaaagaaaatagcaACACAATTTCACTTTATGAAGATGATGGTAAAGATTCAAGTGAAAAATTTACTCCAGATCAAAAGAAGGCGTTACTAGCACTCTTGCAACAAAATGGAGCTCAACCAATTAATAGTGCTAATCAGGTTTCTAACTCTATAAGag CTTGTGATTAA